One Bombus pascuorum chromosome 4, iyBomPasc1.1, whole genome shotgun sequence DNA segment encodes these proteins:
- the LOC132906489 gene encoding AP-1 complex subunit mu-1-like, whose protein sequence is MSTSAIYILDVKGKVLISRNYRGDIETGVIEKFMPLVMEREEEGNLTPIIQTAECTYAYIKYNNLYIVSTTKKNANISLVFVFLHKLVQVMQEYFKELEEESIRDNFVVIYELLDELIDFGYPQTTDSKILQEYITQEGHKLEIQPRIPMAVTNAVSWRSEGIKYRKNEVFLDVIESVNLLANANGNVLSSEIVGAIKMRVYLSGMPELRLGLNDKVLFESTGRGKSKSVELEDVKFHQCVRLSRFENDRTISFIPPDGEFELMSYRLNTHVKPLIWIESVIERHAHSRVEYMIKARSQFKRRSTANNVEIVIPVPNDADSPKFRTTIGSVKYSPEQSAITWFIKSFPGGKEYLMRAHFGLPSVIGEDVEGKPPIQVKFEIPYFTTSGIQVRYLKIIEKSGYQALPWVRYITQNGDYQLRTN, encoded by the coding sequence atGTCGACGTCTgcgatatatattttagacGTGAAGGGAAAGGTTTTGATCTCACGAAATTATCGTGGAGACATAGAAACGGGTGTTATAGAAAAGTTCATGCCTCTCGTAATGGAACGCGAGGAGGAGGGCAACCTTACTCCGATTATACAAACCGCAGAATGcacatatgcatatataaagtacaataatttgtatattgtatCCACTACGAAGAAGaatgcaaatatttctttagtaTTTGTATTCCTGCATAAACTGGTGCAAGTGATGCAAGAATATTTCAAGGAATTGGAAGAAGAAAGCATACGAGATAATTTTGTAGTCATTTATGAACTTCTAGATGAATTAATAGACTTTGGTTATCCGCAAACCACCGATAGTAAGATATTACAAGAGTACATTACGCAGGAAGGTCATAAACTTGAAATTCAACCGCGCATTCCCATGGCTGTGACTAATGCTGTATCCTGGAGATCAGAAGGTATAAAATACCGTAAAAATGAAGTGTTTCTAGACGTGATAGAGTCCGTGAATCTTCTTGCAAATGCTAATGGAAATGTTTTAAGTTCTGAAATTGTGGGTGCGATAAAGATGAGAGTTTATTTGTCTGGAATGCCGGAATTAAGACTTGGTCTTAATGACAAAGTATTATTCGAATCTACAGGCCGTGGAAAGTCCAAATCTGTCGAATTGGAAGATGTGAAATTCCATCAGTGTGTCAGATTGTCTAGATTCGAGAACGACAGAACAATTTCATTCATTCCTCCGGATGGAGAGTTTGAATTAATGTCTTACAGACTGAATACACACGTAAAACCTCTGATATGGATCGAATCTGTCATTGAGAGGCATGCCCACAGTAGGGTAGAATACATGATAAAAGCGAGATCGCAATTTAAGAGGCGTTCTACGGCCAACAATGTAGAAATAGTAATCCCAGTACCCAACGATGCAGACTCTCCCAAATTTAGGACTACCATTGGTAGTGTTAAATATTCACCAGAGCAGAGTGCAATAACTTGGTTCATTAAGTCGTTTCCTGGTGGTAAAGAATATCTGATGAGGGCACACTTTGGTCTACCATCTGTCATTGGGGAAGACGTGGAAGGAAAGCCACCGATtcaagtaaaatttgaaattccgtATTTCACTACTTCTGGAATCCAAGTgcgttatttgaaaattatagaaaagagCGGGTATCAGGCACTACCATGGGTGCGGTATATCACGCAAAATGGAGATTACCAGCTGAGGACAAATTAA
- the LOC132906488 gene encoding AP-1 complex subunit mu-1-like, whose amino-acid sequence MSTSAIYILDVKGKVLISRNYRGDIETGVIEKFMPLVMEREEEGNLTPIIQTAECTYAYIKYNNLYIVSTTKKNANISLVFVFLHKLVQVMQEYFKELEEESIRDNFVVIYELLDELIDFGYPQTTDSKILQEYITQEGHKLEIQPRIPMAVTNAVSWRSEGIKYRKNEVFLDVIESVNLLANANGNVLSSEIVGAIKMRVYLSGMPELRLGLNDKVLFESTGRGKSKSVELEDVKFHQCVRLSRFENDRTISFIPPDGEFELMSYRLNTHVKPLIWIESVIERHAHSRVEYMVKARSQFKRRSTANNVEIVIPVPNDADSPKFKTTIGSVKYSPEQSAITWFIKSFPGGKEYLMRAHFGLPSVIGEDVEGKPPIQVKFEIPYFTTSGIQVRYLKIIEKSGYQALPWVRYITQNGDYQLRTN is encoded by the coding sequence atGTCGACGTCTgcgatatatattttagacGTGAAGGGAAAGGTTTTGATCTCACGAAATTATCGTGGAGACATAGAAACGGGTGTTATAGAAAAGTTCATGCCTCTCGTAATGGAACGCGAGGAGGAGGGCAACCTTACTCCGATTATACAAACCGCAGAATGcacatatgcatatataaagtacaataatttgtatattgtatCCACTACAAAGAAGAATGCAAACATTTCCTTAGTATTCGTATTCTTGCATAAACTGGTGCAAGTGATGCAAGAATATTTCAAGGAATTGGAAGAAGAAAGCATACGAGATAATTTTGTAGTCATTTATGAACTTCTAGATGAATTAATAGACTTTGGTTATCCGCAAACCACCGATAGTAAGATATTACAAGAGTACATTACGCAGGAAGGTCATAAACTTGAAATTCAACCGCGCATTCCCATGGCTGTGACTAATGCTGTATCCTGGAGATCAGAaggtataaaatatcgtaaaaatgaAGTGTTTCTAGACGTGATAGAGTCCGTGAATCTTCTTGCAAATGCTAATGGAAATGTTTTAAGTTCTGAAATTGTGGGTGCGATAAAGATGAGAGTTTATTTGTCTGGAATGCCGGAATTAAGACTTGGTCTTAACGACAAAGTATTATTCGAATCTACAGGCCGTGGAAAGTCCAAATCTGTCGAATTGGAAGATGTGAAATTCCATCAGTGTGTCAGATTGTCTAGATTCGAGAACGACagaacaatttcttttattcctcCGGATGGAGAGTTTGAATTAATGTCTTACAGACTGAATACACACGTAAAACCTCTGATATGGATCGAATCTGTCATTGAAAGGCATGCTCACAGCAGGGTAGAATACATGGTAAAAGCGAGATCGCAATTTAAGAGACGTTCTACGGCCAACAATGTAGAAATAGTAATCCCAGTACCCAACGATGCAGATTCTCCCAAATTTAAGACTACCATTGGTAGTGTTAAATATTCACCAGAGCAGAGTGCAATAACTTGGTTCATTAAGTCGTTTCCTGGTGGTAAAGAATATCTGATGAGGGCACACTTTGGTCTACCATCTGTCATTGGGGAAGACGTGGAAGGGAAACCACCGATTCAAGTAAAATTTGAGATTCCGTATTTCACTACTTCTGGAATCCAAGTgcgttatttgaaaattatagaaaagagCGGGTATCAGGCACTACCATGGGTGCGGTATATCACGCAAAATGGAGATTACCAGCTGAGAACGAATTAA